A part of Amphiprion ocellaris isolate individual 3 ecotype Okinawa chromosome 16, ASM2253959v1, whole genome shotgun sequence genomic DNA contains:
- the zgc:172136 gene encoding FERM domain-containing protein 6 — MSTSVKQERTICVLLPNKAQLDITVGLKTTGQDVFNRVAEFLGIKELHFFGLTVVKDNEHIFLDMEEKLTKYFAKEWKQEPRKGLQKRPLPLVLFLKVQYYVENGRLLCERKARHLYYADLRERVLRSECRQQEEVYFQLAGYALQADLGDHPLPREGMEVTPYFEPKEYFPPWIVAKRGVNYLLCHGPKVHQELWGMSTRDAILLFIRESCQLEDVPVRFYRLQKDKKEEKGTALLGLTLRGMQVYQEVNNIRQLLYDFPWSNVGRLTFLGKKFEIQPDGLPSARKLVYYTGSSFRSRHLLLHLSSSHQLYLSLQPALKHLRQLEESKEKKCYRESYISDDLDLDPQGSESSPGLSRHSTSSSGIEADARQHSMYAEMVSMEEEGQLQAEKCFSSAASQGSSCTSGFDTGSKARIEDEGWPEDETKTSVGSPEEVLVDDPDEMFQLADLLEGVSVDCAELSSDTHSPENEECPPNSDKDARKLYNSDMLKQILKSRAQLCVDRHSHSLDDVRLVPPPAPLGMTLPPDSSHSYTFGLPDVSTNTKTSVDHSYYPLLHCQAKPSFYGRRSTNCVSLDMLGDEQFLEFIL, encoded by the exons atgtccacctCAGTCAAGCAGGAGAGAACCATTTGTGTTCTCCTCCCCAACAAAGCCCAGCTGGACATCACTGTTGGG CTAAAGACCACAGGGCAGGATGTTTTTAATCGTGTAGCGGAGTTTCTTGGAATCAAAGAGCTGCACTTCTTTGGCCTCACAGTGGTGAAAG ACAATGAGCACATATTTTTAGACATGGAGGAGAAACTGACTAAGTACTTTGCCAAGGAATGGAAGCAAGAACCAAGAAag GGCTTACAGAAGAGACCCTTGCCTCTAGTACTTTTTCTCAAAGTACAGTACTACGTAGAGAATGGTAGACTTCTATG TGAACGAAAGGCACGGCATCTATACTACGCAGACTTGCGGGAGCGAGTGCTTCGCTCTGAATGTcgtcagcaggaggaggtgtaCTTCCAGCTGGCAGGTTACGCCTTGCAGGCTGACCTCGGTGACCACCCGTTGCCTCGGGAGGGTATGGAGGTCACCCCTTATTTTGAGCCTAAGGAATACTTTCCCCCCTGG ATTGTAGCTAAACGTGGCGTGAACTATCTCCTGTGCCATGGCCCCAAGGTACATCAGGAGCTGTGGGGCATGTCTACTCGTGAcgccatcctcctcttcatcagagAGTCATGTCAACTGGAGGACGTACCTGTCAGGTTTTACAGATTGCAAAAG gacaaaaaggaggagaaaggaacAGCTTTGCTCGGTCTGACCCTGCGAGGAATGCAAGTTTATCAg GAGGTGAATAACATACGACAGCTGCTATACGACTTCCCCTGGTCAAATGTGGGACGTCTTACCTTCCTG GGTAAGAAATTCGAGATCCAGCCAGATGGCTTGCCATCAGCCAGGAAGCTGGTTTACTACACAGGGTCATCGTTTCGCTCTCGCCACCTCCTCTTGCACCTGAGTAGCAGCCATCAGCTCTACCTCAGCCTCCAGCCTGCCCTGAAACACCTACGCCAGCTGGAGGAGAGCAAAG agAAGAAGTGTTACAGAGAATCATACATCAGTGATGACCTGGATTTGGACCCCCAAGGCAGTGAAAGCAGCCCTGGCCTGTCCCGACACTCCACCAGCAGCTCGGGAATTGAAGCAGATGCCCGCCAACATAGCATGTATGCCGAAATGGTCTCTATGGAGGAGGAAGGTCAGCTGCAAGCAGAGAAGTGTTTCAGCTCAGCAGCCAGCCAAGGCAGCTCCTGTACCTCTGGGTTTGACACAGGCAGCAAGGCTCGAATAGAAGATGAAGGGTGGCCAGAGGACG AGACCAAAACCAGTGTTGGAAGTCCAGAGGAGGTGCTTGTGGATGATCCTGATGAGATGTTCCAGTTGGCTGATCTTCTTGAAGGAGTGTCAGTAGATTGTGCAGAACTATCCTCAGACACTCATTCACCAG AAAACGAAGAGTGTCCCCCAAACAGTGATAAAGATGCCAGGAAATTATATAACAGCGATATGTTAAAACAG ATTCTGAAATCTCGAGCACAACTTTGCGTGGATCGACACAGCCACAGTCTAGATGATGTCCGTCTGGTCCCACCTCCAGCACCCCTGGGAATGACACTGCCACCTGATTCCTCCCACAGCTACACCTTTGGGCTTCCAGATGTCTCAACAAACACTAAGACCTCTGTTGATCACAGTTATTACCCCCTTTTGCACTGCCAAGCCAAACCTTCCTTCTATGGCCGCAGGTCTACCAACTGTGTCTCACTGGACATGTTGGGTGATGAGCAGTTTCTGGAATTCATACTTTGA